In Stigmatopora nigra isolate UIUO_SnigA chromosome 2, RoL_Snig_1.1, whole genome shotgun sequence, a single window of DNA contains:
- the ccnk gene encoding cyclin-K isoform X1 yields the protein MLKAAIAGPSSAVASPQTMKEFKENSSGGPQAMLDHIKPCWYWDKKDLAHTPSQSEGLDPGTEARYRREGARFIFDVGTRLGLHYDTLATGIIYFHRFYMFHSFKQFPRYVTGACCLFLAGKVEETPKKCKDIIKTARSLLNDVQFAQFGDDPKEEVMVLERILLQTIKFDLQVEHPYMFLLRYVKQLKGEKNKVCKVLQMAWTFVNDSLCTMLSLQWEPEIIAVAVMYLAGRLCKFDIQEWTAKQSSRRWWEQFVQDVPVELLEDICHQILDLYSHGNKPIPQQMQEKERAPSAPPLTPAPPAPSSAAAPPPPTGAKKTSPQGGSPARQLKRSHPSPKEEPKPPEQVGAKIPRLESPMPPLPTSQPPPERKPAAPAPPVEAEPPSEAAPPPPHAPPPSQPPPLPHRPPPPPPSNYVMSTSSSYMSGEGFQSLQSMMKTEAPAYAPPMPPAYAPPMPPYHVYPPPSAPPPTHPPPTGYPPSYPPPGYSGFPPPPHMPPPVLGYPPPVQGQPQVQLPPPPGMPMNRTGWMR from the exons ATGTTAAAG GCAGCCATCGCAGGCCCCTCTTCAGCGGTGGCATCCCCTCAAACCATGAAGGAATTCAAGGAAAATTCGTCGGGTGGCCCACAGGCCATGTTGGACCACATCAAGCCATGCTGGTATTGGGACAAAAAGGATTTAGCCCACACGCCATCTCAATCCGAAGGCCTGGATCCGGGGACCGAAGCTCGCTACCGTAGGGAAGGCGCCCGCTTCATATTCGACGTGGGGACCCGACTTGGGCT ACATTACGACACACTGGCGACCGGCATTATTTACTTTCATCGCTTCTACATGTTTCATTCTTTCAAGCAGTTTCCAAGATAT GTGACGGGCGCTTGCTGTCTCTTCCTTGCCGGCAAAGTGGAGGAAACGCCCAAAAAGTGCAAAGACATCATCAAGACGGCTCGCAGTTTGCTGAACGACGTTCAATTTGCTCAGTTTGGAGATGACCCCAAG GAGGAGGTGATGGTCTTGGAACGAATCCTACTCCAGACCATCAAGTTCGACCTACAGGTGGAGCACCCCTATATGTTCCTGCTCCGATACGTCAAGCAACTCAAAG GGGAGAAGAATAAAGTGTGCAAAGTTCTCCAGATGGCTTGGACGTTTGTCAACGACAG CCTCTGCACTATGCTGTCACTGCAATGGGAGCCTGAAATCATCGCGGTGGCCGTCATGTATCTGGCCGGACGTCTGTGCAAATTCGACATCCAGGAGTGGACCGCCAAGCAGTCGTCTCGCCGCTGGTGGGAGCAATTTGTGCAAGATGTTCCTGTGGAACTACTAGAAG atatctgCCACCAAATCCTGGACCTCTACTCTCACGGCAACAAGCCCATCCCTCAGCAAATGCAAGAAAAGGAGCGAGCTCCCTCGGCACCCCCCCTGACCCCGGCGCCTCCGGCACCCTCCTCGGCAGCCGCTCCGCCCCCGCCCACGGGGGCCAAGAAGACGTCCCCTCAGGGCGGCAGCCCCGCTCGACAACTCAAACGATCACAC CCGTCCCCCAAAGAAGAGCCCAAGCCACCAG AGCAAGTCGGAGCCAAGATTCCTCGACTGGAGAGTCCCATGCCGCCGCTCCCCACGTCACAGCCGCCACCCG AGCGCAAACCGGCCGCCCCGGCCCCACCCGTCGAAGCGGAACCCCCCAGCGAAGCGGCCCCGCCTCCCCCTCACGCTCCCCCGCCCAGCCAACCGCCACCCCTTCCCCACCGGCCCCCGCCACCACCCCCCTCCAACTACGTCATGTCCACCAGCAGCTCGTACATGTCCGGCGAGGGCTTCCAGAGCCTCCAATCCATGATGAAGACGGAAGCGCCGGCCTACGCGCCCCCCATGCCACCGGCCTACGCCCCTCCAATGCCACCCTACCACGTCTACCCGCCACCTAGCGCCCCGCCTCCCACACACCCACCCCCGACCGGGTACCCGCCCAGCTATCCTCCCCCGGGCTATAGCGGCTTCCCACCGCCCCCGCACATGCCCCCGCCAGTCCTGGGCTACCCGCCCCCTGTTCAAGGTCAGCCGCAGGTGCAACTCCCGCCCCCACCAGGTATGCCCATGAACCGGACCGGCTGGATGAGATAA
- the ccnk gene encoding cyclin-K isoform X2, with protein MKEFKENSSGGPQAMLDHIKPCWYWDKKDLAHTPSQSEGLDPGTEARYRREGARFIFDVGTRLGLHYDTLATGIIYFHRFYMFHSFKQFPRYVTGACCLFLAGKVEETPKKCKDIIKTARSLLNDVQFAQFGDDPKEEVMVLERILLQTIKFDLQVEHPYMFLLRYVKQLKGEKNKVCKVLQMAWTFVNDSLCTMLSLQWEPEIIAVAVMYLAGRLCKFDIQEWTAKQSSRRWWEQFVQDVPVELLEDICHQILDLYSHGNKPIPQQMQEKERAPSAPPLTPAPPAPSSAAAPPPPTGAKKTSPQGGSPARQLKRSHPSPKEEPKPPEQVGAKIPRLESPMPPLPTSQPPPERKPAAPAPPVEAEPPSEAAPPPPHAPPPSQPPPLPHRPPPPPPSNYVMSTSSSYMSGEGFQSLQSMMKTEAPAYAPPMPPAYAPPMPPYHVYPPPSAPPPTHPPPTGYPPSYPPPGYSGFPPPPHMPPPVLGYPPPVQGQPQVQLPPPPGMPMNRTGWMR; from the exons ATGAAGGAATTCAAGGAAAATTCGTCGGGTGGCCCACAGGCCATGTTGGACCACATCAAGCCATGCTGGTATTGGGACAAAAAGGATTTAGCCCACACGCCATCTCAATCCGAAGGCCTGGATCCGGGGACCGAAGCTCGCTACCGTAGGGAAGGCGCCCGCTTCATATTCGACGTGGGGACCCGACTTGGGCT ACATTACGACACACTGGCGACCGGCATTATTTACTTTCATCGCTTCTACATGTTTCATTCTTTCAAGCAGTTTCCAAGATAT GTGACGGGCGCTTGCTGTCTCTTCCTTGCCGGCAAAGTGGAGGAAACGCCCAAAAAGTGCAAAGACATCATCAAGACGGCTCGCAGTTTGCTGAACGACGTTCAATTTGCTCAGTTTGGAGATGACCCCAAG GAGGAGGTGATGGTCTTGGAACGAATCCTACTCCAGACCATCAAGTTCGACCTACAGGTGGAGCACCCCTATATGTTCCTGCTCCGATACGTCAAGCAACTCAAAG GGGAGAAGAATAAAGTGTGCAAAGTTCTCCAGATGGCTTGGACGTTTGTCAACGACAG CCTCTGCACTATGCTGTCACTGCAATGGGAGCCTGAAATCATCGCGGTGGCCGTCATGTATCTGGCCGGACGTCTGTGCAAATTCGACATCCAGGAGTGGACCGCCAAGCAGTCGTCTCGCCGCTGGTGGGAGCAATTTGTGCAAGATGTTCCTGTGGAACTACTAGAAG atatctgCCACCAAATCCTGGACCTCTACTCTCACGGCAACAAGCCCATCCCTCAGCAAATGCAAGAAAAGGAGCGAGCTCCCTCGGCACCCCCCCTGACCCCGGCGCCTCCGGCACCCTCCTCGGCAGCCGCTCCGCCCCCGCCCACGGGGGCCAAGAAGACGTCCCCTCAGGGCGGCAGCCCCGCTCGACAACTCAAACGATCACAC CCGTCCCCCAAAGAAGAGCCCAAGCCACCAG AGCAAGTCGGAGCCAAGATTCCTCGACTGGAGAGTCCCATGCCGCCGCTCCCCACGTCACAGCCGCCACCCG AGCGCAAACCGGCCGCCCCGGCCCCACCCGTCGAAGCGGAACCCCCCAGCGAAGCGGCCCCGCCTCCCCCTCACGCTCCCCCGCCCAGCCAACCGCCACCCCTTCCCCACCGGCCCCCGCCACCACCCCCCTCCAACTACGTCATGTCCACCAGCAGCTCGTACATGTCCGGCGAGGGCTTCCAGAGCCTCCAATCCATGATGAAGACGGAAGCGCCGGCCTACGCGCCCCCCATGCCACCGGCCTACGCCCCTCCAATGCCACCCTACCACGTCTACCCGCCACCTAGCGCCCCGCCTCCCACACACCCACCCCCGACCGGGTACCCGCCCAGCTATCCTCCCCCGGGCTATAGCGGCTTCCCACCGCCCCCGCACATGCCCCCGCCAGTCCTGGGCTACCCGCCCCCTGTTCAAGGTCAGCCGCAGGTGCAACTCCCGCCCCCACCAGGTATGCCCATGAACCGGACCGGCTGGATGAGATAA